A genomic segment from Juglans regia cultivar Chandler chromosome 14, Walnut 2.0, whole genome shotgun sequence encodes:
- the LOC109000586 gene encoding receptor-like protein kinase FERONIA → MTNTNKFSVVSAIPIILLYLAFASIHVILAQNFVPTDKFLLDCGATSETTDTDGRKWTSDVKSKYLMAGGNSSTSEAATQDPSVPQVPYMTARVFYSSFTYSIPVISGRKFVRLYFYPASYAGLTASNSIFSVTAGSYTLLNNFSVSQTTEALNFAFIVKEYSINVDGDKLDITFVPSPNAPKAFAFVNGIEIVSMPNIYGSTDGSPMIVGQSTPFEIGNSTALENVYRLNVGGNDISPSKDTGLYRSWYDDSPYLYGAALGVTLAADPNTTIVYPTDMPTYVAPVNVYSTARSMGPNPQINLNYNLTWIFSVDSGFTYLVRLHFCEIAPNITKINQRVFDIFLYNQTAMSGADVVAWAQQDDVPVYKDYVVPVPSGSPQQNLWLQLHPDASDQPNYYDAILNGIEIFKVNDSKGNLSGPNPTPLPRQDVIDPPKARPSSGNGKTKNQKVIIIGVVSGGIALALVVGFFLIAASRCRRHGKESSASEGPSGWLPLSLYGNSHSAGSAKTNATGSYVSSLPSNLCRHFSFAEINAATKNFDEALLLGVGGFGKVYKGEVDGGTTKVAIKRGNPLSEQGVHEFQTEIEMLSKLRHRHLVSLIGYCEENCEMILVYDYMAYGTLREHLYKSQKPPLPWKQRLEICIGAARGLHYLHTGAKHTIIHRDVKTTNILLDEKWVAKVSDFGLSKTGPTLDNTHVSTVVKGSFGYLDPEYFRRQQLTEKSDVYSFGVVLFEILCARPALNPTLPKEQVSLAEWAAHCHKKGILDQIMDPYLKGKISSECFKKFAETAMKCVSDQGIERPSMGDVLWNLEFALQLQESAEESGKGIGGMDIEEGPLVPCKGKKDPDASPGFDGNATDSRSSGMSMSIGGRSVASEDSDGLTPSAVFSQIMNPKGR, encoded by the coding sequence ATGACGAACACCAATAAATTTTCTGTTGTGTCTGCTATACCCATTATCCTTCTTTATTTGGCCTTCGCATCGATCCATGTTATTCTGGCCCAAAACTTTGTTCCGACCGATAAATTCCTCCTAGATTGTGGAGCAACCTCGGAAACCACTGATACCGATGGCCGGAAGTGGACCTCAGATGTTAAGTCCAAGTATCTAATGGCGGGTGGGAACTCCAGCACCTCCGAAGCTGCTACTCAGGACCCTTCGGTCCCGCAAGTCCCTTACATGACTGCTAGGGTCTTCTACTCCAGTTTTACATATAGTATTCCTGTTATCTCCGGTCGTAAATTTGTACGGCTTTACTTCTACCCTGCTTCTTATGCGGGCTTAACTGCCTCCAATTCCATCTTCTCGGTGACGGCGGGGTCGTATACTCTGCTCAACAACTTCAGTGTTTCACAGACCACGGAAGCTTTGAATTTTGCATTTATTGTGAAGGAGTATTCGATAAATGTTGATGGTGACAAATTGGATATAACTTTCGTCCCGTCTCCCAATGCTCCGAAGGCCTTTGCATTCGTGAATGGGATTGAGATTGTATCAATGCCCAACATTTATGGTTCCACTGATGGAAGTCCCATGATTGTGGGCCAGTCTACTCCTTTCGAGATTGGCAATAGCACTGCTCTTGAGAATGTTTATCGCTTGAATGTGGGTGGAAATGATATCTCGCCATCCAAGGATACAGGTCTTTATAGATCTTGGTATGATGACTCGCCATACCTCTATGGGGCTGCGCTCGGGGTTACATTGGCTGCTGATCCAAACACAACCATTGTGTATCCGACAGATATGCCTACTTATGTTGCACCAGTTAATGTTTATAGCACTGCAAGATCAATGGGGCCAAATCCTCAAATCAATCTCAATTACAATTTGACTTGGATTTTCTCAGTCGACTCAGGATTCACTTACCTAGTTCGGCTTCATTTCTGCGAGATTGCCCCAAATATAACCAAGATCAATCAAAGAGTGTTTGATATCTTCCTTTACAATCAAACTGCTATGAGTGGGGCGGATGTTGTTGCATGGGCACAGCAAGATGATGTTCCAGTGTACAAGGATTATGTGGTTCCTGTTCCAAGTGGAAGCCCACAGCAGAATTTGTGGCTTCAACTACATCCAGATGCGTCTGACCAGCCCAACTATTATGATGCAATCCTGAATGGAATAGAAATATTCAAAGTTAATGATTCAAAGGGTAATCTCTCAGGGCCTAATCCTACTCCTCTTCCTAGACAAGATGTGATTGACCCACCAAAGGCTAGACCATCATCTGGTAATGGTAAAACAAAGAATCAGAAAGTGATTATCATTGGGGTTGTTAGTGGTGGAATCGCCTTAGCCCTTGTTGTTGGCTTCTTTCTTATTGCTGCTTCCCGTTGCCGTAGGCATGGGAAGGAGTCAAGTGCAAGTGAAGGTCCTTCAGGGTGGCTTCCACTTTCTCTATATGGTAATTCACATTCTGCTGGTTCTGCCAAGACAAATGCTACAGGAAGTTACGTGTCCTCACTTCCTTCAAACCTTTGCCGCCACTTCTCATTTGCTGAGATCAATGCAGCCACCAAGAACTTTGACGAGGCTCTTCTCCTTGGGGTTGGAGGTTTTGGTAAAGTTTACAAGGGAGAAGTTGATGGTGGAACAACCAAAGTGGCAATCAAGCGTGGAAACCCACTCTCCGAGCAAGGAGTACATGAGTtccaaactgaaattgaaatGCTTTCAAAACTTCGTCATCGCCACCTTGTCTCGTTGATTGGCTATTGTGAAGAAAACTGTGAAATGATTCTTGTTTATGACTACATGGCTTATGGAACGCTGCGTGAGCATCTTTACAAGAGCCAAAAACCTCCACTGCCCTGGAAGCAAAGGCTTGAGATCTGCATTGGAGCTGCTCGTGGCTTACACTATCTCCACACTGGTGCCAAGCACACTATTATCCACCGAGATGTTAAGACAACGAACATCCTTTTGGATGAGAAGTGGGTTGCTAAGGTTTCTGATTTTGGGTTATCTAAAACAGGTCCTACATTGGATAACACGCATGTCAGCACTGTTGTTAAAGGTAGTTTTGGGTATTTGGATCCTGAGTACTTCAGGAGGCAGCAACTGACCGAAAAATCTGATGTTTACTCATTTGGAGTTGTTCTTTTTGAGATCTTGTGTGCTCGCCCAGCATTGAACCCAACACTTCCAAAGGAGCAAGTGAGCTTGGCAGAGTGGGCAGCTCATTGCCACAAGAAAGGCATTCTTGATCAGATCATGGATCCTTATCTGAAGGGGAAGATTTCTTCCGAATGCTTCAAGAAGTTTGCCGAGACTGCAATGAAGTGTGTGTCTGATCAGGGCATTGAAAGGCCATCGATGGGTGATGTGTTGTGGAACCTAGAGTTTGCTTTGCAGCTACAGGAGAGTGCGGAGGAGAGTGGCAAAGGCATTGGTGGAATGGATATCGAGGAGGGGCCATTAGTGCCCTGTAAAGGGAAGAAAGATCCTGATGCATCGCCAGGTTTTGATGGTAATGCCACCGACTCGAGGAGCAGTGGAATGAGTATGAGCATAGGCGGTCGAAGTGTAGCCAGTGAAGACTCGGATGGGTTGACACCAAGTGCTGTGTTCTCGCAGATCATGAACCCAAAAGGACGTTGA
- the LOC109000590 gene encoding uncharacterized protein LOC109000590, whose translation MAPTIRKRPIAHQDESLDVCNEDNRRALRDPEALVHAATRLLKDFTNGPSVYAGQAHSGSKFDQFCRLHPPMFNGKADVMESDNWISRLEKIFWAIDCTEEQMVEFAMYNLADVADVWWVSTRKLIKQELGEETPITWTRFKQVFRDQFFPEVFREAKAREFADLRQGDMSVHQYALKFIELSHFAPYLIPDESRKAQKFERGLHPQILDRLIAPELRNFNALVDRAMIVEEYLQSREARIFL comes from the coding sequence ATGGCACCTACCATCAGGAAGCGCCCAATCGCACACCAAGATGAATCCCTTGATGTGTGCAATGAGGATAATAGGAGGGCTCTGAGGGATCCTGAAGCCCTTGTACATGCGGCCACACGGCTACTCAAGGATTTTACCAACGGACCATCTGTGTATGCTGGACAAGCACATTCGGGAAGTAAGTTTGATCAGTTCTGCCGCCTGCATCCCCCTATGTTCAACGGCAAAGCTGATGTTATGGAGTCCGATAACTGGATAAGCAGGTTGGAGAAGATTTTTTGGGCCATCGACTGCACCGAGGAGCAGATGGTTGAATTTGCCATGTACAATCTGGCCGATGTGGCTGATGTGTGGTGGGTCTCCACCAGAAAGCTGATAAAGCAAGAGCTTGGTGAAGAAACCCCAATTACCTGGACACGATTTAAGCAGGTATTCAGGGACCAATTCTTCCCTGAGGTCTTTAGAGAGGCCAAGGCCCGAGAGTTTGCTGATTTGAGACAAGGCGATATGTCAGTTCATCAATATGCATTAAAGTTCATTGAACTTTCACACTTTGCCCCCTATCTGATCCCAGACGAGTCACGGAAGGCTCAGAAATTTGAGAGAGGACTGCATCCACAAATTCTTGATAGATTAATCGCACCGGAGTTAAGGAATTTTAATGCGTTAGTGGACAGGGCAATGATCGTAGAGGAGTATCTGCAGTCGAGAGAGgcaagaatttttctttaa